One part of the Coprobacter tertius genome encodes these proteins:
- a CDS encoding ExbD/TolR family protein → MPKVKVKRKSTLIDMTAMSDVTVLLLTFFMLTSTFIQKEPVQVSTPSSVSEIKIPETNILQILVDPSGKIFMSLDKQDDRVAVLEEVGKQYNVEFTPQEIQNFKLMNSFGVPIKQMKSFLDLPTDKQDMILKDYGIPIDTTSNPSNEFKAWVKAARAQNRDLRIAIKADQATPYPKIKNVMSSLQDLRENRYNLITSLKTISEDK, encoded by the coding sequence ATGCCAAAAGTAAAAGTAAAAAGGAAGAGTACGCTCATCGATATGACCGCGATGAGTGACGTGACCGTGCTTTTGCTTACCTTTTTTATGTTGACTTCAACATTCATTCAGAAAGAACCTGTACAAGTATCGACCCCGTCGTCTGTTTCGGAAATTAAAATACCCGAAACGAATATATTACAGATTTTGGTCGATCCCAGCGGAAAGATTTTTATGAGTCTCGACAAGCAGGACGATCGGGTAGCGGTTTTGGAAGAGGTAGGCAAACAGTACAATGTCGAATTTACTCCTCAAGAGATACAAAATTTTAAACTCATGAATTCGTTCGGGGTACCCATTAAACAAATGAAATCATTTTTGGATCTGCCTACCGATAAGCAGGATATGATCCTCAAAGATTACGGTATACCCATCGATACGACGAGCAATCCCAGTAATGAGTTTAAGGCTTGGGTAAAAGCTGCCCGGGCACAGAATAGAGATTTGAGAATAGCTATTAAAGCGGACCAAGCGACACCTTATCCTAAGATTAAGAATGTTATGTCTTCTTTACAGGATCTTCGTGAAAACCGTTATAATCTGATTACATCGCTTAAAACGATATCAGAAGATAAATAA
- a CDS encoding energy transducer TonB: MAKINLTSQEWIDMVFEGRNQAYGAYEMRKDTPKRHNIAMVIVIIVAIFAFTMPALIRFVTPEKTQEVMTEVTTLTKLPEAEVKKNEEVKPIQEVAPPPPLKSSIKFTPPVIKKDEEIKPEDEIKSQDELQKNDKVTISIADVKGNDEINGKDIADFKEAIAPEVKKEEVQKPYTAVEQMPQFPGGEAELMAYIQKNLKYPVIAAENGIQGRVVVRFVVAKSGEIQDVTVIRGIDASCDKEAVRVIKSMPRWIPGKQNGNTVPVYFTVPVLFKLM; encoded by the coding sequence ATGGCTAAAATAAATTTAACTTCTCAGGAATGGATCGATATGGTTTTTGAGGGCCGTAATCAGGCCTATGGTGCTTATGAAATGCGCAAGGATACTCCGAAACGTCACAATATTGCAATGGTGATCGTGATTATCGTAGCTATCTTTGCATTTACAATGCCCGCTTTAATCCGTTTCGTGACTCCCGAAAAAACACAGGAGGTTATGACCGAAGTTACGACTTTAACGAAACTTCCCGAAGCTGAGGTAAAGAAGAATGAGGAAGTAAAACCTATACAGGAAGTTGCGCCTCCTCCTCCTTTGAAAAGCTCTATTAAATTTACACCTCCTGTCATTAAAAAAGACGAAGAGATAAAGCCTGAAGATGAAATTAAGTCTCAGGACGAATTGCAGAAAAACGATAAAGTAACCATTTCTATCGCCGACGTTAAAGGTAATGACGAAATTAACGGTAAGGATATTGCCGATTTTAAAGAAGCAATTGCTCCCGAAGTTAAAAAAGAAGAGGTACAGAAACCGTATACTGCAGTAGAACAGATGCCTCAGTTCCCCGGTGGTGAAGCCGAGTTGATGGCATATATTCAGAAAAACCTGAAATATCCCGTAATTGCAGCCGAGAATGGTATACAAGGACGTGTCGTAGTACGTTTCGTTGTTGCCAAATCGGGTGAAATACAGGATGTGACGGTAATCCGAGGTATCGATGCTTCTTGTGATAAAGAAGCCGTAAGGGTAATCAAATCGATGCCCCGCTGGATCCCCGGTAAACAAAACGGAAATACGGTTCCGGTATATTTTACCGTTCCGGTTCTGTTTAAACTTATGTAA
- a CDS encoding nucleoside phosphorylase, translating to MKHFPESELIINDDGSIFHLHLRPEQLADKVILVGDPSRVDMVASFFDTRECDVSNREFHTITGMYKGKRLTVVSHGIGTDNIDIVINELDALSNIDFETRDEKAEFRQLTLVRIGTSGGLQPHVPVGTFVISEKSIGFDGVLNFYAGRNEVCDLDFEAAFRRHVGWSPLWAAPYVIDAASDLVESIGQGEMVKGVTISANGFYGPQGRELRVPLADPELNKKIESFKYADGHVITNYEMESSALAGLAKLMGHKAMTVCSIIANRVAHNANSNYKNSISDLIQVVLDRI from the coding sequence ATGAAACATTTTCCGGAATCCGAGCTTATTATAAATGATGATGGAAGTATTTTTCATTTACATTTACGACCCGAGCAACTGGCCGATAAAGTGATTCTTGTAGGAGATCCTTCCCGGGTTGATATGGTCGCTTCTTTTTTCGATACGCGGGAGTGCGATGTCTCTAATCGTGAGTTTCACACAATAACGGGTATGTATAAGGGAAAACGGCTTACGGTTGTTTCCCATGGGATAGGTACCGATAATATCGACATCGTAATAAACGAGTTGGATGCGTTGTCGAATATCGATTTCGAAACCCGGGATGAAAAAGCGGAATTCCGACAGTTGACACTGGTACGTATCGGAACTTCTGGCGGATTACAGCCTCATGTACCGGTGGGTACTTTCGTTATTTCTGAAAAATCGATAGGTTTCGATGGCGTTTTGAATTTTTATGCCGGACGTAACGAAGTTTGTGATCTTGATTTTGAAGCGGCTTTTCGTAGGCATGTCGGCTGGTCTCCACTATGGGCAGCCCCGTATGTAATCGATGCAGCGTCTGATTTGGTAGAAAGTATCGGACAGGGTGAAATGGTTAAGGGCGTGACGATTTCCGCTAATGGCTTTTATGGTCCCCAGGGACGTGAGCTTCGGGTGCCATTAGCCGATCCGGAATTAAATAAAAAAATAGAATCGTTTAAATATGCCGATGGTCATGTGATAACGAATTATGAGATGGAAAGTTCCGCTTTGGCTGGATTGGCAAAGCTTATGGGACATAAGGCAATGACAGTTTGCAGTATTATTGCTAATAGAGTAGCACATAACGCTAACAGTAATTATAAAAATTCGATATCTGATTTGATACAAGTCGTACTCGACCGTATCTGA
- a CDS encoding DUF6769 family protein, with the protein MNKKRIPIACLFIAAFIMLTLSVVPHHHHENGFLCIHLNGHIPQSQDAGTPCENNCIARFHQADRAPERQIHINLLLLSFAVCELPQFISSLFTSKILPGTVIWSIYRERLHPEHLIRHSGLRAPPFSIA; encoded by the coding sequence ATGAATAAAAAGCGTATCCCGATAGCTTGCTTATTTATTGCTGCTTTCATCATGTTGACGTTGTCGGTCGTACCTCATCATCATCATGAGAACGGTTTTTTATGTATTCATCTTAACGGTCATATTCCGCAATCACAAGATGCAGGAACTCCTTGTGAAAATAATTGTATCGCCCGTTTTCACCAAGCCGACCGGGCTCCTGAACGCCAGATTCATATAAATTTATTACTCTTATCATTCGCAGTGTGCGAACTTCCACAATTTATTTCGTCTCTATTTACTAGCAAAATTTTACCCGGAACCGTAATATGGTCAATATATCGGGAAAGGCTTCATCCCGAACATCTTATTAGGCATTCGGGACTGCGTGCTCCACCTTTTAGCATTGCATAA
- a CDS encoding MotA/TolQ/ExbB proton channel family protein: METKTKAQKKKTFRGIESAFLVIVGCFIVAVCIFKFVLGNPANFMDGDPSGHPLPGNMLGTIYKGGVIVPILQTLFLTVIVLSVERAFAISKARGKGKLTKFVQNIKVALNEGDIAKAQELCDKQGGSVASVVTSVLAKYAEMEKNDSLSKEQKLASIQKEVEEATALELPTLEMNLAVVATMTTLGTLVGLLGTVLGMIKSFAALGAGGAVDSVALSTGISEALVNTAFGIATGALAVISYNFFTSKIDKITYAIDEVGFTIVQTYAATHK, from the coding sequence ATGGAAACAAAAACAAAAGCACAAAAGAAAAAAACATTTCGTGGCATTGAGTCTGCATTCCTCGTGATCGTAGGATGTTTTATCGTTGCTGTTTGTATCTTTAAATTCGTTTTAGGAAATCCCGCAAACTTCATGGACGGAGATCCTTCCGGTCATCCTCTGCCTGGAAACATGTTAGGTACTATATATAAAGGGGGTGTTATCGTGCCCATTCTGCAAACATTATTCCTTACAGTTATTGTATTAAGTGTTGAACGTGCATTCGCAATCTCTAAGGCAAGAGGTAAAGGTAAACTGACAAAATTCGTTCAGAATATCAAAGTTGCTCTTAACGAAGGCGATATCGCTAAAGCACAGGAACTTTGTGACAAACAAGGCGGTTCTGTAGCCAGTGTTGTTACTTCGGTGCTTGCAAAATATGCCGAAATGGAGAAAAATGATTCTTTATCTAAAGAACAAAAACTGGCCAGTATCCAGAAAGAGGTTGAAGAAGCTACGGCTCTCGAATTACCTACTCTCGAAATGAACCTGGCAGTTGTCGCTACAATGACTACTTTAGGTACTTTGGTCGGACTGCTCGGTACTGTGTTGGGTATGATCAAATCATTTGCCGCTCTGGGTGCAGGTGGTGCCGTTGACTCGGTAGCGTTGTCGACCGGTATTTCTGAAGCACTTGTAAATACGGCGTTCGGTATCGCAACGGGTGCATTAGCTGTTATTTCGTACAACTTCTTTACCAGCAAAATCGATAAAATTACTTATGCTATCGATGAAGTTGGCTTTACCATTGTACAAACTTACGCTGCTACGCATAAATAA
- a CDS encoding ExbD/TolR family protein codes for MAEIEQKDSGKKKGKQKKMSIRVDFTPMVDMNMLLITFFMLCTSLSKPQTMEISMPSNDKKITEAEQNKVAASRAITLILGDKDLVYYYTGEPNYEDYTSLKQTTYNADGLRAMLLNRNKEVVEKMKVLKQKKLDKQISEEEYEKEASEIRDSKTAPIVMIKASDESTYKNLIDALDEMHIANISKYAIVDMAEGDKFLLKNYEQKGGLTEQIDRTKK; via the coding sequence ATGGCAGAAATAGAACAAAAAGACTCGGGGAAAAAGAAGGGTAAGCAGAAAAAAATGAGTATCCGGGTAGACTTTACTCCCATGGTCGATATGAATATGCTTTTGATTACGTTCTTTATGCTGTGTACATCGTTGAGCAAGCCCCAGACAATGGAGATAAGCATGCCTTCGAATGACAAGAAGATTACAGAGGCTGAACAGAATAAAGTGGCCGCATCTCGTGCGATTACGTTGATTTTGGGTGATAAGGATCTGGTATATTATTATACCGGTGAACCGAATTATGAAGATTATACCAGTCTGAAACAAACAACGTATAATGCCGATGGGCTAAGGGCGATGCTTCTTAATCGAAATAAAGAGGTAGTCGAAAAGATGAAAGTATTGAAACAGAAAAAACTCGATAAGCAGATTTCGGAAGAAGAATATGAAAAGGAAGCTTCTGAAATCAGGGATTCCAAGACAGCCCCGATTGTAATGATCAAAGCCTCGGACGAATCTACATATAAAAATCTTATCGATGCTCTTGACGAGATGCATATTGCCAATATTAGCAAATATGCGATTGTAGATATGGCAGAAGGAGATAAGTTTCTGTTGAAGAACTACGAACAAAAAGGTGGTTTAACAGAACAGATCGACCGGACTAAGAAATAA
- a CDS encoding TolC family protein has protein sequence MKLYIILLSICLSIGELSAQSQIDHILRSISENNRELKANGKLTESKKLEAKIGNTLPDPTVSYDHLWGSPSQLGKSKELNVQQSFDFPSLYAHRNRLSKQKAVLYDRQYETTRQQILLNAKELCIDIIALNKQHALQLLRQQNAYSLVKFYQERVKRGDANILETNKIEMELLNVKTEIRQTLTTRTAKLKELQMLNGDIPVIITDTTFIPVALPTNKEEWKQEALSADPSMQSLLQEKDIALRELKLSKSQWIPKFELGYRREKSLDENFNGISFGVSIPLYENRNRIKQAKALAAYSDLQISSAAASNQNVLDQLYSQAASLKKSIEEYRQVLNSQHTIDLLNKALKAGQISMIEYFTETTLWYQSLSNYIQLENEYQKTMAQLYKYRL, from the coding sequence ATGAAACTATATATCATCCTTTTATCCATTTGTTTAAGTATAGGAGAGCTTTCGGCACAATCCCAAATCGACCATATACTGAGAAGCATATCTGAGAACAATCGGGAATTGAAAGCTAACGGTAAACTTACCGAATCGAAAAAACTCGAAGCAAAAATCGGAAATACTTTACCTGATCCTACCGTATCGTATGATCATTTGTGGGGCTCTCCCTCTCAATTGGGAAAGAGTAAAGAACTTAACGTACAACAATCGTTCGATTTCCCTTCGTTATATGCCCACCGGAACCGGTTATCGAAACAAAAAGCCGTATTATACGACCGACAATACGAAACGACACGCCAGCAAATTCTTTTAAATGCAAAAGAATTATGCATCGACATTATCGCCTTAAACAAACAACATGCATTACAGCTATTAAGGCAACAAAATGCATATTCATTGGTAAAATTTTATCAAGAAAGAGTAAAGAGAGGTGATGCTAATATTTTAGAAACGAATAAAATAGAAATGGAGTTGCTAAATGTAAAAACGGAAATAAGACAAACACTTACCACCCGTACTGCCAAACTGAAAGAACTCCAAATGTTGAATGGCGATATTCCTGTTATCATTACCGATACTACTTTTATACCGGTTGCCTTACCAACAAACAAAGAAGAGTGGAAACAGGAGGCCTTATCTGCCGACCCGTCGATGCAATCACTTTTACAGGAAAAAGACATCGCTCTGAGAGAATTAAAACTCAGCAAGTCCCAATGGATTCCGAAATTCGAACTCGGTTACCGACGTGAAAAATCTCTAGATGAGAATTTTAACGGAATTTCATTCGGAGTATCTATACCTCTTTATGAAAACCGGAACCGAATAAAACAAGCCAAAGCTTTAGCAGCTTATAGCGATCTACAAATATCGAGTGCTGCCGCATCTAATCAAAACGTTCTCGACCAACTCTACAGTCAGGCTGCCTCACTGAAAAAATCCATTGAGGAGTATCGTCAGGTTCTCAATTCTCAGCATACGATCGATCTTTTAAATAAAGCCCTTAAAGCCGGTCAGATATCGATGATCGAATATTTTACCGAAACCACCCTTTGGTATCAAAGCCTGAGTAATTACATACAATTAGAGAACGAATATCAAAAAACAATGGCACAACTTTATAAATATAGGCTCTAA
- a CDS encoding efflux RND transporter permease subunit produces the protein MLNKIIRYSLSNRLLVLIASIILLITGTYTAAKMEVDVFPDLNAPTVVVMTEAPGMAPEEVERLVTFPIETAVNGATDVRRVRSSSTTGFSVVWVEFDWGTDIYRARQITAEKLATLGEQLPDNVGTPTMGPQSSILGEVMILGITSDSTSLQQLRTIADWTIRPRLLSTGGVAQVTVIGGEIKEYQILLDPARMKHYGIGLNEVMSVARKMNQNANGGILYEFGNEYIVRGLLSTDKAEELSKAVVKRIGNVPVTLEDIATIKIGNKAPKLGVASEKGKPAVLVTVTKQPNTSTLELTENLDKSVKDLQQSLPSDIHISTDIFRQSRFIYNSIDNIQKSLFEGSFFVIIVLFLFLMNLRTTVISLVALPLSLLVSILTLHFMGLTINTMSLGGMAIAIGSLVDDAIVDVENVYKRLRENQKLPENERKKPIEVIFEASKEVRMPILNSTLIIIVSFVPLFFLTGMEGRMLMPLGIAFIIALLASTIVALTLTPVLCSYLLGSGKTNKKLSREPWFARKLKEIYKKALIWALGHKKVVLGSTGGLLIAAIIVFFTLGRSFLPPFNEGSFTINVSTLPGISLEESDRIGQRAEELLLSVPEIKTVARKTGRAELDEHALGVNVSEIEAPYELKNRSHDELVAEIRNKLNSLSGVNIEIGQPISHRIDAMLSGSQAKIAIKLFGDDLNKMFSLGNEIKTSISGVEGVVDLNVEQQIERPQLKIKPKRDMLAKYGITLPEFSEFIDVALAGEVVSQVYEAGKTFDLTVKVRDDLRDNTEKIEDLMIDANGSKIPLSYVADIISSSGPNTINRENVKRKIVISANVAERDLRSVVTDIQKEINTNITLPEGYHIEYGGQFESEEAASKTLLLASAISILVIFLLLYNEFRNGLESGIILLNLPLALIGGVFILRFTTGEISIPAIIGFISLFGIATRNGMLLVSHYNQLRSEGLSLKETILQGSLDRLNPILMTALSSALALIPLAIGGDLPGNEIQSPMAKVILGGLISSTFLNAFIIPIVYLFLDRKNKKA, from the coding sequence ATGCTTAATAAAATAATACGATATTCGCTAAGTAATCGGCTGTTAGTACTTATCGCGTCTATCATCTTACTTATAACCGGGACATACACTGCCGCTAAAATGGAGGTCGATGTATTTCCCGACCTGAATGCTCCCACTGTCGTTGTAATGACTGAAGCCCCGGGAATGGCCCCGGAAGAAGTTGAACGACTGGTTACTTTTCCCATAGAAACAGCTGTAAATGGAGCTACAGATGTACGTCGTGTAAGATCCTCTTCAACTACCGGCTTTTCGGTTGTATGGGTAGAATTCGACTGGGGAACCGATATTTACCGCGCCCGCCAAATAACCGCTGAAAAACTGGCGACACTCGGAGAGCAACTACCCGATAATGTAGGTACCCCGACTATGGGTCCACAATCATCTATATTAGGTGAAGTTATGATATTGGGAATTACTTCCGATTCGACCTCATTACAACAGCTTCGCACGATAGCCGACTGGACCATACGTCCTCGGTTATTATCAACAGGAGGCGTAGCGCAAGTAACTGTAATTGGCGGAGAGATAAAAGAATACCAAATATTACTCGACCCTGCCCGTATGAAACATTATGGAATAGGGTTGAATGAAGTTATGAGTGTGGCCCGCAAAATGAATCAGAATGCGAATGGAGGCATTTTATACGAATTCGGGAATGAATATATCGTTAGAGGGTTATTATCTACTGATAAAGCAGAAGAATTATCGAAAGCTGTTGTAAAACGTATCGGGAATGTACCTGTTACACTGGAAGATATAGCAACCATAAAAATCGGGAACAAGGCTCCCAAACTCGGTGTCGCTTCAGAAAAAGGGAAACCTGCCGTTCTCGTTACCGTTACGAAACAACCTAATACCAGTACTTTAGAATTGACTGAAAACCTGGACAAATCGGTCAAGGATTTACAACAGTCATTACCATCAGATATTCATATATCCACTGATATATTCAGACAATCCCGATTTATCTACAACTCTATCGATAATATACAGAAATCTCTTTTCGAAGGATCGTTTTTCGTAATTATCGTACTGTTCCTTTTTCTTATGAACTTGAGAACAACGGTTATTTCTCTGGTTGCATTGCCTCTTTCATTATTAGTATCTATTCTTACTCTTCATTTTATGGGGCTCACCATAAATACCATGAGTCTCGGGGGTATGGCAATTGCAATAGGATCACTGGTCGATGATGCTATTGTCGATGTGGAAAATGTATATAAACGATTACGTGAGAACCAAAAATTACCTGAAAACGAGCGCAAAAAACCGATCGAAGTCATTTTCGAAGCTTCGAAAGAAGTACGTATGCCCATTTTGAACTCAACTCTCATTATCATCGTGAGTTTTGTCCCGCTGTTTTTTCTCACAGGAATGGAAGGGCGTATGCTAATGCCTCTCGGAATTGCTTTTATCATTGCCTTACTGGCCTCTACCATAGTTGCTCTAACTCTAACCCCTGTGTTATGCAGTTACTTGCTCGGCTCGGGAAAAACAAACAAGAAGTTAAGCCGCGAGCCTTGGTTTGCCCGAAAACTCAAAGAAATATATAAAAAAGCATTAATATGGGCCTTGGGACACAAAAAAGTTGTTTTAGGCTCCACTGGAGGGCTTTTGATTGCCGCAATTATTGTATTTTTCACTTTGGGGCGTAGCTTTTTACCTCCATTCAACGAGGGTTCATTCACCATTAATGTCAGCACACTACCGGGTATTTCCTTAGAAGAGTCGGACCGAATCGGTCAAAGGGCGGAAGAGTTGCTGCTTTCTGTTCCGGAAATAAAAACCGTAGCTCGTAAAACAGGTCGTGCCGAACTCGACGAACATGCATTGGGGGTAAACGTTTCTGAGATCGAAGCGCCATATGAACTGAAAAACCGCTCACACGACGAATTAGTCGCCGAAATCCGAAATAAATTAAATTCTTTATCGGGAGTAAACATTGAAATAGGGCAACCCATCTCCCACCGAATCGATGCCATGCTGTCGGGTTCGCAGGCAAAAATTGCCATTAAACTATTCGGTGACGATTTAAATAAGATGTTTTCTTTAGGAAATGAGATAAAAACATCTATCTCGGGAGTAGAAGGTGTCGTTGACTTAAATGTAGAACAACAGATCGAAAGACCTCAGTTAAAAATAAAACCGAAAAGGGATATGCTTGCAAAATATGGTATAACATTACCCGAATTTTCAGAATTTATTGACGTAGCCCTTGCCGGAGAAGTTGTTTCTCAGGTTTACGAAGCCGGGAAAACATTCGATCTTACAGTAAAAGTCAGAGATGACCTACGGGACAATACCGAAAAGATCGAAGACCTGATGATCGACGCAAACGGATCTAAAATTCCACTTTCATATGTGGCTGATATCATTTCGTCTTCAGGACCGAATACGATTAACCGGGAAAACGTAAAACGTAAGATCGTAATTTCTGCTAATGTAGCCGAACGAGATTTGCGTAGCGTCGTTACCGATATTCAAAAAGAAATCAACACCAATATAACGTTACCCGAAGGTTATCATATCGAATATGGCGGACAATTTGAAAGTGAAGAAGCTGCTTCTAAAACATTATTACTAGCATCAGCCATTTCAATTCTGGTTATTTTCTTGTTGCTCTACAACGAATTTAGAAACGGTCTCGAGTCGGGAATTATCCTGCTAAATCTACCATTAGCCCTTATCGGTGGAGTATTTATCCTGCGATTTACGACAGGAGAAATAAGCATACCGGCCATTATCGGATTCATTTCGCTATTCGGCATCGCCACACGTAACGGAATGTTATTGGTATCTCATTATAATCAACTACGAAGCGAAGGATTATCGCTAAAAGAAACCATATTACAGGGTTCTCTCGACCGACTGAACCCGATATTGATGACTGCATTATCATCTGCACTGGCCCTTATCCCGTTAGCGATCGGAGGCGATCTTCCGGGAAACGAAATACAAAGCCCTATGGCAAAAGTCATTTTGGGAGGATTAATAAGTTCTACATTTTTGAACGCATTCATCATCCCGATCGTTTATTTATTTTTAGACCGTAAAAACAAAAAAGCATGA
- a CDS encoding efflux RND transporter periplasmic adaptor subunit, whose product MKKIFFLCTLCAYILSGCNGENSHKDHEHANESELHEHEKDQESHEHEHENEKNEHSDEIILTKEKAYAAGVTVEEVIPKDFVQVIKTNGQILAAQGDESTIVATVPGVVSFGKTSVSEGASIKAGNPLLTISSKNLMDGDPVSKLKINYETALKDYNRAQSLVKEKIISEKEFNQIRQNYETARLNWEATSNRHDGNGTIVASPISGYIKNRLVNEGDFVSVGTPLLSVSQNRRLMLRADVSERHYSSLPTITSANFKTPYDAKVYELKNLNGRLVSYGKTSGENSFYVPIIFEFDNKGNIIAGSYVEIYLLSSPRKNSIIVPVTALTEEQGVNFVYIQLDEEGYKKQEVKTGNNNGKEIEILSGLKPGDRVVTQGAYQVKLASNSNVIPEGHSHNH is encoded by the coding sequence ATGAAAAAAATATTTTTCTTATGTACTTTATGTGCATATATTCTCTCCGGGTGTAACGGAGAAAACTCTCACAAAGATCATGAACACGCAAATGAATCGGAACTACACGAACATGAGAAAGACCAGGAAAGCCATGAACATGAGCATGAAAATGAAAAAAACGAACATTCTGATGAAATAATACTCACTAAAGAAAAAGCCTATGCAGCAGGTGTAACCGTAGAAGAAGTTATACCGAAAGATTTTGTTCAGGTAATAAAAACCAACGGACAGATACTTGCTGCACAAGGAGACGAATCTACGATTGTCGCAACAGTGCCGGGTGTAGTTTCATTCGGGAAGACTTCTGTTAGTGAGGGAGCGTCTATAAAGGCCGGGAACCCTTTACTTACTATTTCTTCAAAAAACCTAATGGATGGAGATCCGGTTTCTAAATTAAAAATAAATTATGAGACGGCACTAAAAGATTACAATCGTGCCCAATCTCTTGTAAAAGAAAAAATCATTTCTGAAAAAGAGTTTAACCAAATACGGCAAAACTATGAAACCGCCCGGTTAAATTGGGAGGCGACATCCAACAGACATGACGGTAACGGTACCATCGTAGCTTCACCTATTTCAGGATATATTAAAAACCGGCTTGTAAATGAAGGTGACTTCGTATCGGTAGGAACTCCTTTATTAAGTGTATCGCAAAATCGCCGACTAATGCTTCGTGCCGATGTAAGCGAACGGCATTACAGTTCTCTGCCTACTATCACATCTGCCAATTTTAAAACTCCTTACGACGCAAAAGTATATGAATTAAAGAATCTGAACGGACGACTGGTTTCTTATGGAAAAACATCGGGAGAAAACTCCTTTTATGTTCCCATCATATTCGAATTCGATAATAAAGGGAACATTATTGCCGGTTCCTACGTTGAAATTTACCTCTTGTCCTCCCCTCGTAAAAACTCGATCATTGTACCGGTCACTGCTCTTACCGAAGAACAGGGAGTAAATTTTGTTTATATTCAACTAGATGAAGAAGGGTACAAAAAACAAGAGGTAAAAACCGGGAATAACAACGGAAAAGAAATAGAAATTCTTTCAGGGTTGAAGCCGGGCGACCGGGTAGTAACCCAAGGTGCTTACCAAGTTAAACTGGCATCGAACTCGAATGTAATACCCGAAGGACATTCTCATAATCATTAA